In the Deltaproteobacteria bacterium genome, GTCGATTCCGAGGAGGTCGAGCGGCAGGGAGCGGATGCGCTGCTCAAGGGGGTCGACGGCATCCTCGTCCCCGGAGGATTCGGGTCCCGCGGCGTGGAGGGGAAGATCGCGGCGGTGCGGTACGCCCGCGAGAACCGGATCCCGTACTTCGGCATCTGCCTCGGGATGCAGGTCGCCGTGGTCGAGTTCGCCCGCAACGTCTGCGGGATGTCGAGTGCGACCAGCCGCGAGCTGGACGGCGAGAGCGAATGCCCGGTCATCGACCTGATGCCCGAGCAGCGCGCGGTGGAGGAGAAGGGGGCGACGATGCGGCTGGGCGCCTACCCGTGCAAGGTCGCGGACAAGTCGCTGGCCCGGAAGGCGTACGGGGCGACCCAGGTCTCCGAGCGGCACCGGCACCGGTACGAATTCAACAACGACTACCGGGAGAAGCTCGCCTCGGCCGGGATGCGGGTCACCGGCGTCTCGCCCGACGACCGGCTCGTGGAGATCGTCGAGATCGGCGACCACCCGTGGTTCCTCGGCTGCCAGTTCCACCCCGAGTTCCAGTCGCGACCGCTGGTTCCCCACCCGCTGTTCCGCGACTTCATCGGCGCATCGTACGCGCGCGCCCGCCACGGATCTCCGTAGGACGGGGCCGAGGATGATCCGGCGGGTGTCCATCGGGGGGCGGTTCGAGGTCGGAGAGGGGTGTCCCCCCGTCTTCATCGCCGGACCGTGCGTCCTCGAATCGCCCGTGCTCGCCTTCCAGGTGGCCGGGTTCCTCGCGGACCTCGTGTCCCGCCTCGACGTCCACGTGATCTTCAAGGGGTCGTTCGACAAGGCGAACCGTTCCTCCAGCGCCTCCTACCGCGGGCCGGGGGAGGAGAAGGGGCTGCGGATCCTGGCGGAGGTGAGGGAGCGGTACGGACTGCCGGTCACGACCGACGTCCACGATCCGCTCCAGGCGGCCCACGCGGCGCGCGTGGTCGACCTGCTCCAGGTCCCGGCGTTCCTGTGCCGCCAGACCGACCTGCTCGTGGCGGCCGGGAGGACCGGGATCCCGGTGAACGTGAAGAAGGGGCAGTTCATGGCGCCGTGGGACATGCGGAACGCGGTGGGGAAGGTCCGCTCCGCCGGAAACGACAACGTGCTCGTCACGGAGCGCGGGACGACCTTCGGCTACAACAACCTGGTCGTCGACTTCCGCGGGCTGCCGGCGATGCGGGACGCGATCTGCCCGGTCGTCTTCGACGCCACCCACAGCGTCCAGCTTCCCGGCGGGGCGGGGACGGTTTCCTCCGGCGAACGGAAGTACGTCGCGCCCCTCGCCCGCGCGGCGGTCGCGGCGGGGGTGGACGGCGTATTCCTCGAGATCCACCCGGACCCCGAAAGCGCCCTTTCGGACGGGCCGAACAGCCTGCCCCTCGCGGAGGTCGAGCCGCTCCTGCGGACGCTCCTCGCGATCCGCTCGGCGGCCGCGGAAGGGGGCGTTCGGTGACCGGCGACCGGATCGCCCGCGCGGCGCGGGTCCTCGCGGTGGAGGCGGCCGCGATCGAGGGGTTGCGGGAGAAGCTGGACGCGCGGTTCGGGGAGGCGGTGGACCTGCTGCGGGTCGCGCGGGGGAAGGTCGTCGTCACCGGGATGGGCAAATCCGGGCTGATCGCCCGCAAGATCGCCGCCACCCTGGCGTCGACCGGGACTCCCGCCTTCTTCCTCCACCCGGCGGAGGGAATCCACGGCGACATCGGGATGGTGGTCCGGGGCGACGTCGTGATCGCCCTGTCGAACTCGGGGGAAACGGAGGAGATCGTCCGCCTGATACCGGTGTTCCGGCGGATGGGCCTCCCCGTGATCGCGCTGACCGGCAACCCGGAGTCGACCCTCGCGCGGTACGCGGACGTGGCGCTCGACGTGGGCGTGCGGGAGGAGGCGTGCCCGCTCGGGCTCGCGCCGACCGCCTCCACGACGGCGACGCTGGCCATGGGGGACGCCCTGGCGGTCGTCCTCTTCGAGGAGAAGGGATTCTCCGAGGAGGATTTCGCGCAGCTCCACCCCGGCGGGGCGCTCGGCCGCAGGCTGCAGACCGTGGCCGACCTGATGCAGGCGGGGGACGCGGTCCCGCTGGTCCCCTCGGACGTGCCGCTGAAGGACGCCCTCCTCACCATCAGCGCGAAGCGGCTCGGCGTGACCGGCGTGGTCGACGGGGAGGGGAGGCTGGTCGGCGTGATCACCGACGGGGACGTCCGGAGGGCCACGTCGGCGGGGGTCGACCTGTACAAGACGACCGCCCGCGAGGTCATGACGTCCTCCCCGAAACGGATCGCCTCGACGGAGCTGGCAGCGGGGGCGCTTCGGAAGATGGAGGAGTTCTCCATCACCAGTCTCTTCGTGTTCGTCCCCGGGGACCCGCACCGGCCCGTGGGAATCGTCCACATCCACGACCTCCTGAAGGCGGGCGTGGGATGACCGGGCCGGTTGCGCGGGGGCGGGCGAAGGAGAAGGCGGCGCGCGTGCGCCTGTTCCTCACCGACGTGGACGGGGTCCTGACCGACGGCGGGATCATCCTCGACGCGGCGGGGGTCGAGACGAAACGGTTCCACGTCCGGGACGGCCACGGGATCAAGATGCTGCAGCGCAGCGGCGTCGCCGTGGGGATCGTCACCGGGCGCACGTCGGAAGTGGTGGCGATCCGCGCGCGGGAGCTCGGCATCGGCATCGTGCGCCAGGGGGTGTACGACAAGACGTCGGCCTGGAGGGAGATCCTGTCGGAGACGGGGATCCCCGGGGAGGAGACCGCGTACGTCGGAGACGACATCGTCGACCTGCCGCTGCTGCGCGCGGTCGGCTTCTCCGCGGCGCCGTCGGACGCCGAGCCGTACGTCCTCGAGGCGGTCGACTACGTTTCCGCCCGCGGGGGGGGGAACGGGGCCGTGCGGGAGATCGTCGAATTCCTTCTCCGCGCGAACGGATCGTGGAACGCCGTCGCGGCGAAATATTTCCCGCCCGGGGGGACGGGATGAACGCCCGTCTCCTCCCGTGGGCCCTGTTCGCCGCGGCCGTCTTCGCCCTCGCGGTCCGGTCGGGGTTCCCGGACAAGGGGGCGGGCGCTCCGCCCGTCCCCCCGCCGGCGGTCACCGCGCCGGACCGGGGGCCCGATATCCGGCTCTGGACGGTCGAGGTACGGGAGTCGCACGACGACGGGGGGTGGAACCGGCTGGTCGCCGCGGAGGCGGTCTACAGCTACCTCCGGAAGACCGTCGAGGGGACGGACGTGACGGTCTCGATCGGGACCGGCGAGTCGACCCGGGGGGCCGTCCTTCGCGCGCCCGGCGCGTTCTGGGACCTCGACGGGAAGACCGTCCGGCTGCCGGACGGCGGGAGCGCGCGGCGCGAAGGAGGGTGGAGCGGGGAGCTTTCCTCCGCCACGTTCGACCTCGCCGGGAAGACCTTGCGGGCGACGGGGCCGGCCGCGATCACCGGCCCGGGATTCACCGTCGCGGGGACGAACCTGGAATGGCGCTGGGCGGACGGGAAGATCACGATGGACACGCCGAAAAGCCGCATCGCCCCGGCGGGGCGCCCCGGGCGGAAGGGGTGAGGCGATGAGGATCCGGCGGATCGCGCTCGCGTCGCTTCTTCTCGCGGCGGCCGCGGCCGGGCACGCCCGGGCGGAGGAGGCGAAGGGGGTGTCCGCGCGGGAGCTCGGGGGCCGTCCGATCGAGATTTCCGCCGACCGGGTGAGCGCCGACAGCGTGCGCAACTCGGTGACGTTCGAGGGGAGCGTGGTGGCGCGCCAGGGGGAGATGACCCTCCACTCGAACCGCCTGTTCGCCGAGTACTCCAAGGAGGCGGGAGCCATCGAGCGGATCGAGGCCGAAGGGGACGTCCGGTTCGTCCAGGAGGGACGGGAAGCCCGGTCCGCCCGCGCCACGTTCTTCAATTTCGAGCAGCGGGTCGTGCTGTCCGGAGGGGCGAACCTGCGCCAGGGGGAGAACGTCCTCCAGGGGGAGACGCTCACCATCTACCTTCGCGAGAACCGGTCGGTCGTGACCGGCGGCGAGGGGGGAGGCCGCGTCAAGGCGGTGATCAATCCCAAGGGGATGATGGAGCGCCCCTCCAGGTGACGCCGCTGGAACCCATCTCCGCCCACCCCCACCGGCGGCGGGAGGACCGGGACGGGAAAACGCTTTCCGTCGCCGGCCTGTTCAAGCGGTACCGGCGCAGGGAAGTCGTGAAGGGGGTCTCGCTCGAGACCCGTTCCGGCGAGGTCGTGGGACTCCTCGGGCCCAACGGCGCCGGGAAGACGACGATCTTCTACATGATGGTGGGGCTCATCCGGCCCGACGGCGGCGAGGTGATCCTGAACGGCGTCGGCGTGACCGGACTGCCGATGCACCGCAGGGCGAAGATGGGGCTGGGGTACCTGCCCCAGGAGCCGTCGGTCTTCCGGAAGCTCTCCGTCCGCGACAACATCCTCGTATTCCTCGAAGAGACCGGGTATTCCGCGGGGGAGCGGAAGGACCGGCTCGACGCGCTCCTCCGGGAGATGCGGATCGCCCACGTCGCCGACACCATGGGGTACGCCCTCTCCGGGGGCGAGCGACGCCGGGTGGAGATCGCCCGGTCCCTCGTCCTGTCCCCCGACTTCCTCCTCCTCGACGAGCCGTTCGCGGGGATCGACCCGATCTCGGTGGCCGATCTCCAGCAGGTCATCCTCGGATTAAAAGAGCGCGGCATCGGGGTTATAATAACGGATCATAACGTGCGCGACACCCTCAAGGTCTGCGATCGCGCGTACATCATTTCCGAGGGGGAGATCCTGCTCTCGGGAACTCCCGGGGAAATCGCCGCTTCGGAGAAGGTGCGGGAGATTTACCTGGGGGACGGTTTCTCCCTCTGAACGCGTGAAGGGGTCTTGATGGCGCTGGAACTCCGACAGTCTCTCAAGCTCAGCCAGCAGCTGGTGATGACCCCCCAGCTGCAGCAGGCGATCAAGCTGCTGCAGCTGTCCCGTCTCGAGCTTCAGCAGGCGGTCCGGGAGGAGCTCGAAGTGAATCCCGCGCTCGAAGAGGGAGTGGAGGGGACGCCGGAGGAAGAGGTCCAGACGCCGGAGGCTTCGGCTCCCACCCCCGCCGCGGAAGAGGTCCGGCCCGCCGAAAGCGGAGGGCTCATCGACCGGGTCGACTGGGAATATTACTTCGGCGAGGGGGGGCGCGAGGGCCGCGTCGAGCGGGAAGCCGACGACGAGGACGGCCGCCCGTACTACGAAAACACCCTGACGCGCGTCCCGACCCTCGCGGAGCATCTGGAATTCCAGATCCGACTGCTCGACCTTCCCCCTTCCGAACAGGACGCCGCGCTCTACCTGATCGGGAACATCGACGAGAACGGGTACCTCACGACGTCGGTGGAGGAGGCGGCGCAGGAGCGCTGGGCGTGGGCGCCCGGGACCTGCGGGAGTGCCTGATGATCCAGGCCCGCGAGCAGGGGGACGGCTTCGACCTCCCCATGCGGATCCTCGCCGACCACTTCGACCTGTTTTCGAAAGGGGACGTGGCGGGGGTCGCCCGGAAGCTCAAGATCCCGAAGGAAACCGCGAAGGAGGCGTTCCAGAAACTGGTGTCCCTCTGGCCGAAGCCGGGCCGGGCGTACTCGGGCGACGACGTCCAGTACATCACCCCGGACGTCTACATCTTCAAGGTGGACGACCAGTGGGTCATCACCCTGAACGAGGACGGACAGCCGCGCCTCCGGCTCTCCTCCTACTACCGGCGGCTGCTGACCGGCGGCGGGGACGAGCTGCCCAAGGAGGACCGGGAGTTCCTGAAGCAGAAGGTGAACTCGGCTCTCTGGTTCATCAAGAGCATCGAACAGCGGAAGCGGACCATCTATAAGGTCGTGGAGAGCATCGTCAAGCTCCAGCGGGACTTTCTGGACCGGGGGGCCAAGCACCTCCGGCCCCTGACGCTGAGGGACGTCGCGGAGGACATCGAGATGCACGAGTCCACCGTTTCGCGGGTCACCAGCGGGAAGTACGTCTACACCCCCCACGGCATCTTCGAGCTGAAATACTTCTTCAATTCCGGCCTGAACCGGGACGGCGGCGAGGAGGACATCGCCTCGAAGTCGGTCAAGGAGAAGATCCGAGAGATCATCCGGGCCGAGGGGGAGAACAAGCCGATGAGCGACCAGGAGCTGATGCGGCTCCTGCAGAACCAGGGGATCCGGATCGCGCGGCGGACGGTCACCAAGTACCGCGCGCAGCTCGGCCTGCTGTCGTCGTCCCGGCGGCGGAGGCAGTTCTGATCCCCGCAAGGCCCATTCCGAGGGAGGAGGGGTAACCGTGAACCAGATCAACGTAACGTTCCGGCACGTGGATCCGAGCCAGGCGCTCAAGGATTACGTGGTCGAGAAGCTCGGGAAGGTGCAGAAGGTGGTCGAGAAGTCGTTCGATGCCCACGTCACGCTGTCGGTCGAGAAGTACCGCCACATCGCGGAGGTCTTCCTGACCGCGCGGGGAATCACCATCAAGGCGTTCGAGTCGACGGAGGACCTGTACTCGGCGATCGACCTGGTGTGCGACAAGGTCGAGCGGCAGCTGAAGAAATACCGCGAGAAGAAGAAGGAGAAGGCGCAGGTCGCGATGCCGGAGCCGATGGTGTCCGGTTCGTCGCTCACGATCGCGCCCGGGGAGGGGCGGCCCCGCATCGTCCGCACGGACAATTTCCTGCAAAAGCCGATGACGGTCGAGGACGCGGCCCGGCACCTGGACCTGCTCCGGGTGGACGTGGTCATGTTCGTCAACCAGGAAACGAACCAGCCCAGCGTGGTCTTCCGCCAGCAGGACGGGAACATCGGGTTCACGGAGCCGGCGGCGAGATGAGGATTCTGGACATCGTCCCGCCCGGGGCCGTGGTGGACGGGCTCCGGGCGGAGACGAAAGAGGGCGTCCTGCGCGAGCTGTCCGAAGCGGTCTGCCGGCTGGTTCCGGCCCTTTCCCCCGACCGGCTGACCTCGATCCTGATGGACCGCGAAGCGCTGGGAAGCACGGGGATCGGCGAGGGAGTCGCGATCCCCCACGGGAAGGTCGCCGGGATCGACCGGCTGGTGGCCGCCTTCGGCCGGAGCGCCGGGGGAGTGCAGTTCGCCTCCCTGGACGGAAAGCCGGCCCGGCTCTTCTTCCTCGTGGTCGCTCCGGAGAACTCCGCCGGGATGCACCTCAAGGCGCTCGCCCGGATCTCGCGGCTCCTGAAGGACGAGCGGTTCCGCCGCAAGCTGCTTTCGGCGGAGGGGGCCGAGGGGCTGGTACGGATCCTGCGGGAAGAGGACGAGCGCGCCTGACAAAGGAGGGACGACCGTGCCTGACGCCGTTCCATCCGCCGTAACGACGATCCACGGCGTCCTGATGGACGTCATCGGCGTGGGAGTCGTCCTCATGGGGCCCAGCGGCGTCGGGAAGAGCGAGTGCGCCCTCGACCTGGTCCTGCGGGGCCACCGGTTCATCGCGGACGACGTCATCCACGTGGAGAAGTTCGGCCCGGAGACCGTCGTGGGGCAGGGGAGCGACCTCACGGAGCACCACATGGAGATCCGGGGGCTGGGCATCATCAACATCCGGGATCTCTTCGGCCTGACCGCCACCTCCCAGAAGAAGAAGCTGGGCCTCGTCATCCGGATCGAGGAGTGGGACCCGAACAAGGAGTACGACCGGCTCGGCCTGCAGGACGACACCGTGAAGATCCTCGGGGTCTCCCTCCCCGCCCTTCTCATTCCCATCTCCCCGGGGCGGAACCTCGCCACCATCGTGGAAGTGGCGGTGCGGAACCACCTGCTGAAGCTCCTGGGCGTCCACTCGGCGAGGGAACTCGTCGCGAAGCAGTCCAGGAAGGCGGGGGAGGGGAAGGGCCGTTGACCGCCGGGGGCGGGCGCGGACACCGCGCCGACATCGTCATCCTGACCGGCCTTTCCGGTGCGGGGAAGAGCACCGCCATCAAGTCGTTCGAGGACCTCGGCTACTACTGCGTCGACAACCTCCCGCCGGTCCTCCTCCCCCGGATCGTCGAGGTGGTGTCGGAGGCCCGGGGCGAGGGGGCCCGCGTCGCCCTCGGGGTGGACATCCGCGGGAAGGAGTTCCTTCCCGACCTGGCGCGGGTGGTGGACGAGCTTCGGGGCGGCAACAGCGACGTTCACATGCTGTTCCTCGACGCGGCCGACGAGGCGCTCCTGCGGCGCTTCAGCGAGACTCGGCGGCTCCACCCGCTCGCCACCCGCGGGGGGGCCAAGGAGGCGATCCGCCGGGAACGGAGGATCCTTTCGCCGCTTCGCGACATGGCCGACGCCGTGATCGACACCTCCCAGTTCACCGTCCACCAGCTCCGGGAAGCCGTGGTGCGCCGGTTCGGCCGGGAGGGCGCCGGAGGATTGCAGGTGAGCGTCGTCTCCTTCGGGTACCGGTACGGCCTTCCGGGTGAAGCCGACATGGTGGTCGACGTGCGGTTCCTGCCGAACCCGTTCTTCGTCCCCTCCCTGAAGCGGCACACCGGCCTCGACCGGAAGGTCCGGGACTACGTGCTGTCCGCGAAGACGGCCCGGTCGTTCCTCCGCCGGCTGTCGGACATGTTGCATTTCCTCCTCCCCCTCTATAGAAAGGAAGGCAAGGCGTACTTCACGATCGGCGTCGGCTGCACCGGGGGGAGGCACCGTTCGGTGGCGGTTGCGGAGGAGATCGCCCGAATCCTCGGGAAGGAAGACGGGCCCGTGCTGCTGGCCCACCGCGACCTGTCGCGATCTTCCCTCCCGGCCAGGGGGGCACGATGATCGGAGCCGTGGTCGTTTCCCACGGCGCGCTCGCCACCGAGCTGGTGCGCGCCGCCGAGATCATCGTCGGGAGGATCGAGGGGGTCGTCGCCGTCGACATCTCCCCCTCGATGAGCGTGGACGCGATCCACGACGCGATGGAAGGGGCCGTCCGGACCGTGGACGCGGGAAGCGGCGTCCTGATCCTCACCGACATGTTCGGCGGGACGCCGTCGAACATCGGTCTTTCGTTCCTCGGGACGCACAAGGTCGAGGTCGTCACCGGGGCGAACCTTCCGATGATGGTGAAGTTCCCCATGGCGCGCGTCACGATGGCGCTTCCGGAGCTGGCGCGCCATCTCCAGGAGTGCGGCCAGCGCAACATCACGATCCCCGGCGACATGCTGAAGAAGAAGGCGGAGAAGAAGTAAGAGGAGCCGCGGGATGCCCCTGGTGCTGGCACGCATCGACTGCCGCCTGATCCACGGGCAGGTGGTCGAGACGTGGGTCCCCCACACGAAGGCCGACTCCCTGGTGGTCGCCAATGACGACCTCTCGGCGAACCCGTTCCTCCGCTCGGTGATGGAGCTGGCCGTTCTCCCCGGCATCCGGGTCCGGTTCTGCCGCCTCGCCGAGGCGGTATCCACCCTGGCGGAGGCGGACCGGCTGGGGGAGCGGTCGATCCTGCTGGTGGCGAGCACATCGGACGCGGTCGCCGTGCGGAAGGGGGGGGCCGCGTTCGACCTCCTGAACATCGGGAACCTCCACTTCGCGGAGGGGAAGGTGGAGATCTCCCCCTCGGTGTTTTTCGCGCCGGAGGATTTCGAGGCGCTCCGGTGGTTCCGGTCCCACGGGGTGTCCGTTTGCGTGAAGGGGACGCCGTTCGAGGCGGGCACGTCGTTCGAGGCGGAAGGGGGGTAGCGGATGGCGTGGCGGTTCCTCCTCGCGGGGATCCTCGGATCCCTCTGCTACCTCGACCGGACGGCGGCGTGCCAGCTGATGCTCCACCGCCCCCTGATCGCGGCCACGCTCCTGGGGACGATCTTCGGGAACTTCACGGCGGGCGCCCAGGTCGGGGCGGTGCTCGAGCTGCTCTACCTCGCGCGGCTTCCCGTGGGAGCGTCGGTGCCGCCCGACGACACCGGCGCGGCCATCTTCGCGGGATCGGCCGCCGCCGTCGCCTCGTCCTCCATCGGGCTGGACGGCGGGAGCTTCACGGCGCTGATCCTCCTTTCCGTCGCCTGCGCGGAGGCGGGAAAAGCGGCGGACCGGACCGTTCGGAAGCTCAACGGACGGATCGCCCATCTCACGCTCGAGTCGGTGGAGCGGGGAGACGTGCAGGCGGTCGAGAACGGCCTGATGGCGGGACTCACCCTGTTCGCCCTGAGCGGGGCGATCCTCGCCCTCCTGTTTTCCGGGGCCGGGGTGGCGGTGTCCAAGCTGCTGCTGCCCCGGTTCGGCCCGGAGAGCCGCCTCGATTTCTCCGCGCTGCAGCCGGTCCTCCCGCTGCTGGGCGCCGCCTCGGTGTACTCGTGCAGCCGCACGGAGCGGACCGCGGCGGTGTTCTTCCTCACCATGGCGGCGATGTTCTGGGCGGCGGTCTTCTTCCGGTGGGTGGGGTGACCATGCCGACGCTCTCGCCCCGGGGAAGACGAAGCGTCTGGCTGCGCC is a window encoding:
- the raiA gene encoding ribosome-associated translation inhibitor RaiA; this encodes MNQINVTFRHVDPSQALKDYVVEKLGKVQKVVEKSFDAHVTLSVEKYRHIAEVFLTARGITIKAFESTEDLYSAIDLVCDKVERQLKKYREKKKEKAQVAMPEPMVSGSSLTIAPGEGRPRIVRTDNFLQKPMTVEDAARHLDLLRVDVVMFVNQETNQPSVVFRQQDGNIGFTEPAAR
- the kdsA gene encoding 3-deoxy-8-phosphooctulonate synthase, giving the protein MIRRVSIGGRFEVGEGCPPVFIAGPCVLESPVLAFQVAGFLADLVSRLDVHVIFKGSFDKANRSSSASYRGPGEEKGLRILAEVRERYGLPVTTDVHDPLQAAHAARVVDLLQVPAFLCRQTDLLVAAGRTGIPVNVKKGQFMAPWDMRNAVGKVRSAGNDNVLVTERGTTFGYNNLVVDFRGLPAMRDAICPVVFDATHSVQLPGGAGTVSSGERKYVAPLARAAVAAGVDGVFLEIHPDPESALSDGPNSLPLAEVEPLLRTLLAIRSAAAEGGVR
- the lptB gene encoding LPS export ABC transporter ATP-binding protein, which codes for MSAHPHRRREDRDGKTLSVAGLFKRYRRREVVKGVSLETRSGEVVGLLGPNGAGKTTIFYMMVGLIRPDGGEVILNGVGVTGLPMHRRAKMGLGYLPQEPSVFRKLSVRDNILVFLEETGYSAGERKDRLDALLREMRIAHVADTMGYALSGGERRRVEIARSLVLSPDFLLLDEPFAGIDPISVADLQQVILGLKERGIGVIITDHNVRDTLKVCDRAYIISEGEILLSGTPGEIAASEKVREIYLGDGFSL
- a CDS encoding PTS sugar transporter subunit IIA; translation: MIGAVVVSHGALATELVRAAEIIVGRIEGVVAVDISPSMSVDAIHDAMEGAVRTVDAGSGVLILTDMFGGTPSNIGLSFLGTHKVEVVTGANLPMMVKFPMARVTMALPELARHLQECGQRNITIPGDMLKKKAEKK
- a CDS encoding PTS sugar transporter subunit IIC — encoded protein: MAWRFLLAGILGSLCYLDRTAACQLMLHRPLIAATLLGTIFGNFTAGAQVGAVLELLYLARLPVGASVPPDDTGAAIFAGSAAAVASSSIGLDGGSFTALILLSVACAEAGKAADRTVRKLNGRIAHLTLESVERGDVQAVENGLMAGLTLFALSGAILALLFSGAGVAVSKLLLPRFGPESRLDFSALQPVLPLLGAASVYSCSRTERTAAVFFLTMAAMFWAAVFFRWVG
- a CDS encoding PTS sugar transporter subunit IIA: MRILDIVPPGAVVDGLRAETKEGVLRELSEAVCRLVPALSPDRLTSILMDREALGSTGIGEGVAIPHGKVAGIDRLVAAFGRSAGGVQFASLDGKPARLFFLVVAPENSAGMHLKALARISRLLKDERFRRKLLSAEGAEGLVRILREEDERA
- a CDS encoding KpsF/GutQ family sugar-phosphate isomerase, which codes for MARAARVLAVEAAAIEGLREKLDARFGEAVDLLRVARGKVVVTGMGKSGLIARKIAATLASTGTPAFFLHPAEGIHGDIGMVVRGDVVIALSNSGETEEIVRLIPVFRRMGLPVIALTGNPESTLARYADVALDVGVREEACPLGLAPTASTTATLAMGDALAVVLFEEKGFSEEDFAQLHPGGALGRRLQTVADLMQAGDAVPLVPSDVPLKDALLTISAKRLGVTGVVDGEGRLVGVITDGDVRRATSAGVDLYKTTAREVMTSSPKRIASTELAAGALRKMEEFSITSLFVFVPGDPHRPVGIVHIHDLLKAGVG
- the lptA gene encoding lipopolysaccharide transport periplasmic protein LptA, whose protein sequence is MRIRRIALASLLLAAAAAGHARAEEAKGVSARELGGRPIEISADRVSADSVRNSVTFEGSVVARQGEMTLHSNRLFAEYSKEAGAIERIEAEGDVRFVQEGREARSARATFFNFEQRVVLSGGANLRQGENVLQGETLTIYLRENRSVVTGGEGGGRVKAVINPKGMMERPSR
- the rapZ gene encoding RNase adapter RapZ; its protein translation is MTAGGGRGHRADIVILTGLSGAGKSTAIKSFEDLGYYCVDNLPPVLLPRIVEVVSEARGEGARVALGVDIRGKEFLPDLARVVDELRGGNSDVHMLFLDAADEALLRRFSETRRLHPLATRGGAKEAIRRERRILSPLRDMADAVIDTSQFTVHQLREAVVRRFGREGAGGLQVSVVSFGYRYGLPGEADMVVDVRFLPNPFFVPSLKRHTGLDRKVRDYVLSAKTARSFLRRLSDMLHFLLPLYRKEGKAYFTIGVGCTGGRHRSVAVAEEIARILGKEDGPVLLAHRDLSRSSLPARGAR
- a CDS encoding PTS sugar transporter subunit IIB, with amino-acid sequence MPLVLARIDCRLIHGQVVETWVPHTKADSLVVANDDLSANPFLRSVMELAVLPGIRVRFCRLAEAVSTLAEADRLGERSILLVASTSDAVAVRKGGAAFDLLNIGNLHFAEGKVEISPSVFFAPEDFEALRWFRSHGVSVCVKGTPFEAGTSFEAEGG
- a CDS encoding HAD hydrolase family protein, whose translation is MTGPVARGRAKEKAARVRLFLTDVDGVLTDGGIILDAAGVETKRFHVRDGHGIKMLQRSGVAVGIVTGRTSEVVAIRARELGIGIVRQGVYDKTSAWREILSETGIPGEETAYVGDDIVDLPLLRAVGFSAAPSDAEPYVLEAVDYVSARGGGNGAVREIVEFLLRANGSWNAVAAKYFPPGGTG